One part of the Olleya sp. YS genome encodes these proteins:
- a CDS encoding 1,4-dihydroxy-2-naphthoyl-CoA synthase, with product MDVINWQKAKDYEDITYSKCNGVARIAFNRPNVRNAFRPKTTKELYDAFYDAGEDTSIGVVLLSAEGPSTKDGVYSFCSGGDQKARGHQGYVGEDGYHRLNILEVQRLIRFMPKAVIAVVPGWAVGGGHSLHVVCDLTLASKEHAVFKQTDADVTSFDGGYGSAYLAKMVGQKKAREIFFLGRNYTAQEAYEMGMVNAVIPHAELESTAYQWAQEILEKSPTSIKMLKFAMNLTDDGMVGQQVFAGEATRLAYMTDEAKEGRDAFLEKRKPNFPKKWIP from the coding sequence ATGGATGTAATTAATTGGCAAAAAGCTAAAGATTATGAAGACATTACTTATAGCAAATGTAATGGTGTAGCAAGAATAGCGTTTAATAGGCCAAATGTTAGAAATGCTTTTAGACCAAAAACTACAAAAGAATTATATGATGCATTTTATGATGCTGGTGAAGATACTAGTATAGGTGTGGTATTACTTTCTGCAGAAGGTCCTTCAACCAAAGATGGTGTCTATAGTTTTTGTTCTGGAGGCGACCAAAAGGCTAGAGGACATCAAGGATATGTTGGAGAAGACGGTTACCATAGGCTAAATATATTAGAAGTACAACGCTTAATTCGTTTTATGCCAAAAGCTGTTATAGCAGTCGTACCTGGTTGGGCAGTAGGAGGAGGACACAGTTTACATGTGGTTTGCGATTTAACTTTAGCAAGTAAAGAACATGCTGTTTTTAAACAAACAGATGCAGATGTCACTAGTTTTGATGGTGGTTATGGATCTGCATACTTAGCCAAAATGGTAGGTCAAAAAAAAGCAAGAGAGATTTTTTTCTTAGGAAGAAATTATACAGCACAAGAAGCTTATGAGATGGGAATGGTAAATGCAGTAATCCCACACGCAGAGCTTGAATCAACCGCTTACCAATGGGCTCAAGAGATATTAGAAAAATCGCCAACCTCAATAAAGATGCTTAAATTTGCCATGAATCTAACAGATGATGGTATGGTTGGTCAACAAGTATTTGCTGGAGAAGCTACCAGATTAGCATATATGACAGATGAAGCTAAAGAAGGTCGTGATGCGTTTTTAGAAAAACGTAAGCCTAACTTTCCTAAAAAATGGATACCATAA